A stretch of Acropora palmata chromosome 9, jaAcrPala1.3, whole genome shotgun sequence DNA encodes these proteins:
- the LOC141891972 gene encoding peroxisomal ATPase PEX1-like isoform X3, whose amino-acid sequence MHFFNPTGVPLKRKICLTSSKAKDAIGTSITVIVEPVVSLLSCNRISVDPVSVNDWEILELHAGYIENQLLHQVRVVFLGQLLPIWIQNQICVVVKIVQCKFWSLSSSVKKQQVSIDLEPKVDCLRLDEFTEVIISPRKRNFSPSKDLQEASFTQENHRGRETILPSEPSHQVNGNNDAQTADSNSRHTSASEHTGHVDSSLMSRFSVFVQSLLYGHNEQTSVESCKSLSTSHQENMTGYSSKVSPKLDNDVVKESEFHLCLRVQPEFTIQDIESNRTNTSESSSMICPASQCPMSLYSLQPSAVFVDYSSLPSPVFKLLTGHLDTFPPLNGTVVKTMQMTKLMSPKERASLMRTSNSSPSGDLDMSNHSSPVQEETTEGANDSLMQSIIVTMVMTSREHNILSEQEPLILQQTKHVLPGHVRVSRDLCHILDLKELSMVRLQSVSYGSAVIKGIVLHPHEDMRQKNISDDAVVTAFNQWISSVCSEDVPLVLFSGMLISIGTSQGSCPLWLKVIVLSSQDASPSDKLPYYQMTPETLKNVTVVIGTPHNLPRCPDQVSTTPAKHKITDLGGVTDCFKKCLDHVLSSLKQRPLANQLGGNIITGLRSGALLICGSGSGAGIGCGKTALAHAVCYQLQQWPVYAHITVVDCVPFRGKRVETIKKQWHQVFVDAAWHQPAVILFDDLDQIVSAPSGLQEMGGEALYKQRLAQGFKELVATEIKNNSRIAVIATSKSHDSLHPSLLTSRGCHIFRYSVELHPPDASQRKEIMCAMMKTRFSKTDSCDVEFSFLAKKTEGFSPKDLRSLLDRACHKAAVRKMTTSKERGTSLSLITEDFENALEGFTPAALRGVTLHTAGELGWTDVGGLTAVKDALMETLLWPTKYSWLFSKCPLRLRSGLLLYGPPGTGKTLLAGVVAKECGLNFISIKGPELLSKYIGASEQAVRDMFTRAQSAKPCILFFDEFDSLAPRRGHDSTGVTDRVVNQLLTQLDGVEGLDGVYVLAATSRPDLIDPALLRPGRLDKCLYCGIPTKSERLQILQALAKSLTLADDVDLDVIADMCDNFTGADFKALLYNAQLAAIHRSTNSSQLYKGLFSDEDSERSNPEQFRKDAFFIPSLTKGVVHLPDEDQNKLSSEVLALLDNLQPKGEDETVRSDVSKQQAVSGITITQLDLREGTTSMGPSVSDSERHRYQAIYDKFVKSRGGEFSQNRPGQGRATLA is encoded by the exons atgcatttttttaatcctACTGGAGTCCCactcaaaaggaaaatttgtctCACCTCAAGCAAGGCTAAAGATGCAATTGGGACAAGTATCACT GTAATTGTTGAACCTGTTGTTAGTTTACTATCCTGTAACCGGATTAGTGTGGACCCTGTCAGCGTTAATGATTGGGAAATCCTG GAACTCCATGCTGGATACATAGAAAACCAGTTACTTCATCAAGTTAGAGTTGTGTTTCTTGGTCAGCTGCTTCCCATTTGGATCCAAAACCAGATTTGTGTAGTTGTCAAAATTG TTCAATGCAAATTTTGGTCTCTCTCAAGCAGTGTTAAAAAGCAGCAAGTTTCAA ttGATCTGGAGCCAAAGGTTGATTGCTTGAGGCTTGATGAGTTCACTGAGGTGATTATTTCcccaaggaaaagaaatttttctcCATCTAAAGACCTTCAAGAGGCCTCTTTTACACAAGAGAATCATCGTGGAAGAGAAACCATTTTACCGAGTGAACCTTCTCATCAAGTTAATGGAAATAATGATGCTCAGACAGCAGATTCAAATTCACGTCACACAAGCGCATCAGAGCATACTGGCCATGTTGACAGTTCATTAATGTCTAGATTCTCTGTTTTTGTTCAGTCATTGTTGTATGGCCACAATGAACAAACTTCTGTTGAGTCTTGTAAATCGTTAAGCACATCACATCAAGAAAACATGACTGGCTATTCTTCCAAAGTGTCTCCAAAACTTGACAATGATGTAGTTAAAGAAAGTGAATTTCACCTGTGCTTGAGAGTGCAGCCAGAGTTCACAATACAAGATATTGAATCAAATAGAACAAATACCTCAGAATCCTCCTCCATGATCTGCCCAGCCTCGCAATGTCCAATGAGCCTTTATTCCTTACAACCTTCAGCAGTGTTTGTGGACTATTCATCGTTGCCATCTCCAGTTTTCAAGTTATTGACTGGTCATTTAGATACATTTCCTCCTTTAAATGGGACAGTGGTGAAAACTATGCAAATGACTAAATTGATGTCACCGAAAGAGAGAGCCTCCTTAATGCGCACCAGTAACAGTTCACCAAGTGGTGACCTTGATATGTCAAACCATTCCAGTCCAGTCCAAG AGGAAACCACTGAAGGAGCTAATGACTCATTGATGCAGAGTATTATTGTCACCATGGTGATGACAAGCAGAGAACATAACATCCTCTCAGAGCAAGAGCCTCTTATACTGCAGCAGACAAAGCATGTACTACCAGGTCATGTTCGGGTTTCAAGAGATCTATGCCATATACTTGATTTAAAGGAGTTGTCAATGGTCAGACTGCAGAGTGTATCATATGGTTCAGCAGTTATCAAAGGGATTGTTTTGCATCCACACGAAGACATGAGACAAAAG AACATTTCAGATGATGCTGTGGTAACTGCTTTCAATCAGTGGATATCATCTGTTTGTAGTGAAGACGTTCCCCTTGTACTCTTTAGTGGAATGCTTATTTCCATTGGAACATCACAAG GAAGCTGCCCACTTTGGTTAAAAGTCATTGTGTTGAGCTCTCAGGATGCTAGTCCATCAGATAAACTTCCATATTATCAGATGACACCTGAGACACTTAAGAATGTGACAGTTGTTATTGGCACACCTCATAATCTTCCAAGATGTCCTGATCAAGTTTCAACAACTCCAGCAAAGCATAAGATTACAGATCTTGG TGGAGTAACAGACTGCTTTAAGAAATGCCTGGATCATGTCTTGTcatcattaaaacaaagaccACTTGCCAATCAGCTTGGTGGGAACATCATCACAGGCCTGCGAAGTGGTGCACTGTTAATCTGTGGAAGTGGTTCTGGGGCAGGTATTGGCTGTGGGAAGACAGCTCTTGCACATGCAGTTTGCTATCAACTTCAGCAATGGCCTGTGTATGCTCACATCACAGTTGTGGATTGTGTACCATTTAGag GAAAAAGAGTTGAGACCATTAAAAAACAGTGGCATCAGGTCTTTGTTGATGCTGCGTGGCATCAACCAGCGGTTATCCTGTTTGATGATTTGGATCAAATTGTCTCTGCTCCCAGCGGCTTGCAAGAAATGGGTGGAGAAGCTCTGTATAAACAGCGACTTGCTCAAG GATTCAAAGAACTTGTTGCAACAGAGATTAAAAATAACAGTAGAATAGCTGTCATAGCAACCAGCAAGTCTCATGATTCCTTGCATCCTTCACTATTGACATCAAGAGGTTGTCATATCTTTCGCTACTCTGTGGAACTCCACCCACCAGATGCCAGTCAGAGGAAAGAAATCATGTGTGCAATGATgaaaacaagattttcaaaaacagaTTCATGTGATGTAGAATTTAG cTTTTTGGCCAAGAAGACAGAAGGATTTTCTCCCAAAGACCTTAGATCGTTGCTTGATCGTGCTTGTCATAAGGCAGCAGTTAGAAAGATGACAACTTCTAAAG AGAGAGGAACTTCCCTTTCCCTAATTACAGAAGATTTTGAGAATGCCCTGGAAGGTTTCACCCCTGCAGCATTAAGGGGGGTAACATTGCACACTGCTGGAGAGTTAGGTTGGACTGATGTTGGCGGTCTCACTGCTGTTAAGGATGCTCTCATGGAAACACTCCTGTGGCCAACAAAG TACTCTTGGTTGTTTAGCAAGTGTCCTCTGCGTTTGAGATCAGGACTTCTTCTGTATGGGCCTCCAGGTACTGGGAAGACACTGCTGGCTGGTGTGGTTGCCAAGGAATGTGGGCTCAACTTTATCAGCATTAAGGGACCTGAGCTATTGAGCAAGTACATTGGAGCTAGTGAACAAGCAGTGAGAGACATGTTCACAAG AGCCCAGAGTGCCAAACCATGCATCCTCTTCTTTGACGAGTTTGATTCACTAGCACCGCGACGGGGGCACGACAGCACAGGGGTAACAGATAGAGTTGTCAATCAACTGCTTACACAATTAGATGGTGTGGAAGGGCTTGATGGTGTTTATGTTCTGGCTGCCACAAGTCGTCCAGATTTAATAGATCCTGCACTTCTCAGACCAGGAAGACTGGACAAGTGTTTGTATTGTGGCATTCCAACTAAG TCAGAGAGGTTGCAGATACTCCAGGCACTGGCAAAGTCTCTTACTTTAGCTGATGATGTGGACTTAGATGTAATAGCTGACATGTGTGATAATTTTACCGGAGCAGATTTCAAAGCACTGCTGTATAATGCTCAATTAGCAGCAATACACAGGAGTACTAACAGCAGTCAACTCTACAAAGGACTGTTTAGTGACGAAGACAGTGAAAGATCCAACCCAGAGCAGTTTAGAAAAGATGCGTTCTTCATCCCAAGCTTGACCAAAGGTGTTGTGCATCTTCCAGATGAGGATCAGAATAAGTTGAGTTCTGAG gtTCTGGCTTTACTAGACAACCTACAGCCAAAAGGAGAAGATGAAACG